The following proteins come from a genomic window of Leptospira neocaledonica:
- a CDS encoding AAA family ATPase — protein sequence MSEERNKPETYLLSKELEEAVQVAEITARPLLLKGEPGTGKSLLADYLSFKTKKKLYSWHVKSTSLAKEGLYFYDAVSRLNDSRFTEDKEKVRNIENYIRLGALGEAFSADEHSVVLIDEIDKADIEFPNDLLLELDRMEFVIQETGRKIKAIHRPLTLITSNNEKELPAAFLRRCIFHYIDFPEPSFMADIVSSHFPKIESSLLKRALESFYVIRTMDDMKKKPGTSELLDWIQILIHMGAKLPEDGRIPYIGALVKNEEDLKLFR from the coding sequence ATGTCGGAAGAAAGAAACAAGCCCGAAACATATTTACTTTCCAAAGAACTGGAAGAAGCAGTACAAGTAGCTGAGATCACTGCGAGACCCTTATTATTGAAGGGAGAACCTGGAACTGGGAAATCACTTTTAGCGGATTATCTCTCCTTCAAGACTAAGAAAAAATTATATTCTTGGCATGTAAAATCCACCTCTCTTGCAAAAGAAGGTTTATATTTTTATGATGCGGTTTCCAGACTGAACGATTCCAGATTTACGGAAGATAAGGAGAAGGTCCGCAATATCGAAAATTATATCCGATTAGGCGCTCTAGGTGAGGCATTCTCCGCAGACGAACATTCGGTTGTATTGATAGACGAAATCGATAAAGCCGATATAGAATTTCCTAACGATTTACTCTTAGAATTGGACAGAATGGAATTTGTGATCCAAGAAACCGGTCGTAAGATCAAGGCGATTCACAGGCCTTTAACTCTGATCACTTCCAATAATGAAAAGGAACTTCCGGCGGCATTTTTAAGAAGATGTATTTTTCATTATATAGATTTTCCTGAACCTTCTTTTATGGCGGATATAGTATCTTCTCATTTTCCTAAAATTGAATCTTCTCTTTTGAAAAGGGCACTCGAATCCTTCTATGTGATCCGTACGATGGATGATATGAAAAAAAAGCCGGGCACAAGTGAACTATTGGATTGGATCCAAATTCTAATCCATATGGGGGCCAAACTTCCAGAAGATGGAAGGATTCCTTATATAGGTGCTCTTGTGAAGAATGAAGAGGATCTGAAATTGTTCAGATAA
- a CDS encoding TldD/PmbA family protein, whose product MNLEQAAGFVLEEGKRYGIDSFDLIATDSEDIGIEVFKGRIVSTETSRSRGVGIRVLNNSRPGYSYSERFSKEALSQMVRDAMDQTEITDPLDMELPGPKPLAEVDLKHYNPELEKLDFAWMREQGLALDNASWESDKRVENVPHVGVGKSSTQSLIANSKGVFVKKESNVAYLGTGLVVAEGDIKKMGSYYRSGRDISQFDTAYIAKEAAHRGTELLGAKPLQSGVYTIILGNRISPQIFGMFSSPYFADAVQKGSSRLVGKLGNEVASPILSIYCEAHTPDYPGSRLVDAEGIPTSARTKVLENGILKSYLYNLESAKKDNVAPTGHGVRSYSGRAGTSFSNMIVPLGNKTREELLASDSHCILVTKLEGGAGCSAVSGEISIGIQGIYYKNGKPEHAVDRITMNTNYFDLLHKIQGISNEYSDSYSSIKVPDVLISEIHVAG is encoded by the coding sequence ATGAATTTGGAACAGGCTGCCGGATTCGTATTGGAAGAAGGAAAACGTTATGGAATTGATTCCTTCGACCTGATCGCCACCGACTCGGAAGATATAGGGATCGAGGTTTTCAAGGGGAGGATTGTTTCTACGGAAACTTCTCGTTCTAGAGGAGTGGGTATTCGTGTTCTGAACAACTCTCGTCCCGGATATTCTTACAGTGAACGTTTTAGCAAAGAAGCTCTTTCCCAAATGGTGAGAGACGCAATGGACCAGACTGAGATTACAGATCCTCTGGACATGGAATTACCAGGACCAAAACCGTTGGCCGAAGTGGATCTAAAACATTATAATCCTGAATTGGAAAAATTAGATTTTGCTTGGATGAGAGAACAAGGACTAGCATTAGACAATGCTTCTTGGGAATCCGACAAAAGAGTAGAGAATGTTCCTCATGTAGGAGTGGGAAAAAGTTCCACCCAAAGTTTAATCGCAAACTCAAAAGGTGTATTCGTAAAAAAAGAATCAAATGTAGCCTATCTCGGAACAGGTCTTGTGGTGGCAGAAGGCGATATCAAAAAGATGGGAAGTTATTATCGTTCCGGTAGAGATATTTCCCAATTCGATACAGCCTATATTGCAAAAGAAGCTGCCCATAGAGGGACCGAGCTATTGGGAGCGAAACCTCTTCAAAGCGGTGTGTATACGATCATTTTAGGAAATCGTATCAGTCCTCAGATATTCGGAATGTTTTCTTCTCCTTATTTCGCGGATGCGGTTCAAAAAGGTTCTTCTCGTTTGGTAGGGAAATTAGGGAACGAAGTTGCTTCTCCTATATTAAGTATTTATTGTGAAGCTCATACTCCGGATTATCCTGGATCTCGCTTAGTTGATGCAGAAGGAATTCCTACATCTGCGCGGACCAAGGTTTTGGAAAATGGAATTCTCAAATCCTATTTGTATAATCTTGAATCTGCTAAAAAAGACAATGTTGCACCTACAGGTCACGGAGTTCGTTCTTATTCGGGAAGGGCAGGAACTTCTTTTTCTAATATGATCGTCCCTTTGGGAAATAAGACCAGAGAGGAACTTTTAGCATCAGATTCTCATTGTATTTTAGTGACTAAATTGGAAGGAGGAGCAGGTTGTAGTGCGGTCTCCGGAGAGATTTCTATAGGAATCCAAGGGATTTATTATAAAAATGGAAAGCCGGAACATGCAGTAGATCGTATTACAATGAATACGAACTATTTCGATTTACTTCATAAGATCCAAGGGATTTCCAATGAATATTCTGACAGTTATTCTTCTATCAAGGTCCCTGATGTTTTAATCTCGGAAATTCACGTAGCAGGTTGA
- a CDS encoding TldD/PmbA family protein translates to MNQSNIETLIDAGKKRKADFVEIYEEESRNSSISLRDQKIEQSLAATDYGIGIRLVYGTDVLYAYTSNDDQEHLLSLIHLLADSRGEVANNSSVFTLPGDVSKYSFSKNIHDPRKVPPFRRLELLQTADTIARKVSSKIIQVGVSASDIVTNVLIANSEGLWVEDLRVRSRFFLSVTAENKGERFVASESPGALKGFEFFEGLAVEDIARKAGERALFMLDAGYIEGKKMPVVMGNGFGGVIFHEACGHPLETEAIRKKSSPFVGKLGEPIAQSCLTAYDDGTIEEQYGSLKVDDEGMPTQKTLLIENGILKAYLADRIGSMETGSPRTGSGRRESYQYAPVSRMRNTYIGAGKDSLDEMFSSVDFGLYAKRMGGGSVNPATGEFNFAVEEGYVIRNGKIAEPVRGATLIGKGHEILPKISMVGKDLELAAGTCGASSGSIPVTVGQPSLKVDEILVGGR, encoded by the coding sequence ATGAATCAATCCAATATAGAAACCCTGATCGACGCGGGTAAAAAAAGAAAAGCGGACTTCGTAGAAATTTATGAAGAAGAATCCCGAAATTCTTCCATTTCACTCAGAGACCAAAAAATAGAACAATCACTTGCCGCAACTGATTACGGGATCGGGATCCGATTGGTGTATGGAACAGATGTATTGTATGCATACACAAGTAATGATGACCAAGAACATTTACTTTCCTTAATTCATTTATTAGCTGATTCCCGGGGAGAAGTGGCAAATAATTCTAGTGTATTTACTCTACCTGGAGATGTTTCCAAATATTCTTTTTCTAAGAATATACATGATCCTAGAAAAGTTCCTCCATTTAGAAGGTTGGAACTCCTACAAACTGCGGACACAATTGCTAGAAAAGTTTCTTCTAAAATTATTCAAGTAGGAGTAAGCGCCTCGGATATAGTTACGAATGTTCTGATCGCAAATTCGGAAGGACTTTGGGTAGAAGATTTAAGAGTTAGAAGTAGATTTTTCCTTTCTGTCACGGCTGAAAATAAAGGAGAAAGATTTGTAGCAAGTGAATCTCCGGGCGCTCTCAAAGGATTCGAATTTTTTGAAGGATTGGCTGTTGAAGATATCGCAAGAAAAGCCGGTGAAAGAGCTCTTTTCATGTTGGATGCAGGTTATATAGAAGGTAAAAAAATGCCAGTGGTCATGGGTAACGGTTTCGGTGGGGTAATTTTCCACGAAGCCTGTGGTCATCCTCTGGAGACAGAAGCAATTCGCAAAAAATCTTCTCCATTTGTAGGAAAGTTAGGAGAGCCTATCGCTCAGTCCTGTTTGACTGCATATGACGACGGAACGATCGAAGAACAATACGGTTCCTTAAAGGTAGACGATGAAGGAATGCCTACACAAAAAACACTTCTGATAGAAAACGGAATTTTAAAAGCATATCTTGCTGATAGGATCGGATCCATGGAAACAGGATCTCCTAGAACAGGAAGTGGTAGAAGAGAATCTTATCAATATGCGCCGGTTTCCAGAATGAGAAATACTTATATCGGAGCGGGAAAGGATTCCTTGGATGAAATGTTCTCCTCGGTGGATTTTGGTCTTTATGCAAAAAGAATGGGTGGCGGCTCCGTTAACCCAGCCACCGGAGAATTCAATTTCGCGGTAGAAGAAGGTTACGTTATTCGAAACGGAAAGATCGCCGAACCTGTCAGAGGAGCTACTTTGATAGGTAAAGGTCATGAAATTCTTCCTAAAATTTCCATGGTAGGAAAAGACTTGGAATTGGCTGCAGGAACCTGCGGTGCTTCTTCCGGATCTATCCCTGTTACTGTTGGACAACCTTCACTCAAAGTAGATGAGATCCTAGTGGGGGGAAGATAA
- a CDS encoding HIT family protein, with product MAQKTLVVSPDCPICSVLRGPKIPGLIHQNSSFIIRHAPEDKKIPGYLYIEPISHREKYADWDPKEFKDLGETFSFATDWIQKKYSPPKIYTVLIAEKVAHMHFHLVPRYEEVKGPEYIRLALEGLASAPVGIPFPKFE from the coding sequence ATGGCCCAAAAGACCTTAGTCGTTTCTCCAGATTGTCCCATATGTTCCGTACTACGTGGGCCAAAGATCCCAGGTTTAATTCATCAAAATTCTTCCTTCATTATCCGCCATGCTCCCGAAGATAAAAAAATCCCGGGTTATCTATATATAGAACCAATTTCCCATAGGGAAAAATATGCAGACTGGGACCCTAAAGAATTCAAGGATTTAGGAGAGACATTTTCTTTCGCTACGGATTGGATCCAAAAGAAGTATTCTCCGCCTAAAATTTATACCGTCTTGATCGCCGAAAAAGTGGCTCATATGCATTTTCATCTAGTTCCTAGATACGAAGAAGTAAAAGGACCAGAGTATATTCGATTAGCATTAGAAGGTCTGGCCTCGGCTCCGGTCGGGATACCATTCCCTAAATTCGAATGA
- the recA gene encoding recombinase RecA, giving the protein MKKQKEEAQGLDDSKRQAIDQAMTQIEKQFGKGSIMRLGAASASVVAPVIPTGSLDLDIALGIGGYPLGRIVEIYGPESSGKTTLTLSAIAECQKKGGVAAFIDAEHALDPAYAKKLGVNLEELLVSQPDNGEEALEICESLVRSNAIDIVVLDSVAALVPKAEIEGDMGDSHMGLQARLMSQALRKLTGTISKSKTVVVFINQIRMKIGVMFGSPETTTGGNALKFYSTIRLDIRKIETLKEKEEATGNRVRVKVVKNKMAPPFRQAEFDIIFNTGISRESSLVDLAVKHDIISKSGAWYSYNTEKIGQGKEAAKEYLKSNPEIAFQIENMVRDLNGLPVLAADGKLPPAQPSEEVQKAAG; this is encoded by the coding sequence ATGAAAAAGCAAAAAGAAGAAGCACAGGGTTTGGACGATTCCAAACGCCAGGCGATTGATCAGGCAATGACCCAAATCGAAAAACAATTCGGTAAGGGCTCTATTATGCGATTAGGAGCTGCATCCGCAAGCGTAGTTGCCCCTGTGATCCCTACAGGATCCTTAGATTTGGATATCGCCCTCGGGATCGGTGGCTATCCATTAGGAAGGATCGTAGAAATATATGGTCCAGAGTCTTCTGGTAAAACCACTCTAACCCTTTCTGCAATCGCCGAGTGCCAAAAAAAAGGCGGAGTCGCTGCGTTTATCGACGCAGAACATGCCCTAGACCCTGCTTATGCAAAAAAGTTAGGAGTCAACTTAGAGGAACTACTTGTTTCCCAACCCGATAACGGAGAAGAAGCATTAGAAATCTGTGAATCGTTAGTACGAAGTAATGCAATTGATATCGTAGTTTTAGACTCGGTTGCCGCTTTGGTTCCTAAAGCAGAGATCGAAGGAGATATGGGAGATTCTCATATGGGTTTGCAAGCAAGACTTATGTCCCAAGCTCTTCGTAAACTGACTGGAACCATTTCTAAGTCCAAAACGGTTGTAGTATTCATCAACCAGATCCGTATGAAGATCGGGGTTATGTTCGGTTCTCCAGAAACAACTACCGGAGGAAACGCTTTAAAGTTTTATAGTACGATTCGTTTAGATATTCGTAAGATTGAAACCTTAAAGGAAAAGGAAGAAGCCACCGGAAACAGGGTACGTGTAAAAGTTGTAAAAAACAAAATGGCACCACCTTTCCGTCAGGCCGAATTCGACATAATCTTTAACACAGGAATTAGTCGAGAAAGTTCTCTCGTTGACTTAGCGGTAAAACACGACATTATTAGCAAATCCGGGGCCTGGTATTCCTATAATACGGAAAAGATAGGCCAAGGAAAAGAAGCCGCTAAAGAATATCTAAAATCGAATCCTGAGATCGCCTTCCAAATAGAGAATATGGTAAGAGATCTGAACGGATTACCTGTTTTAGCAGCTGACGGAAAATTACCACCTGCTCAACCGTCAGAAGAAGTCCAAAAAGCAGCAGGCTAA
- the argC gene encoding N-acetyl-gamma-glutamyl-phosphate reductase, whose protein sequence is MSEISIIGAGGFTGKELLGLLARHPKYKAVHVTSDKLAGKSLSEVFPDLVSPKDLIFKKHEDEVPKGSLVVLAVPNDASLELTPKFLDKGHKVIDLSGVYRLHNQEKFETNYKLKHTSFSLTDKAVFGIPEIFRDRLKGADFVSNPGCFSTSVILALYFLGNLRKEIKPRIVADCKSGISGAGGRVEDGGFSFNGVYENFRAYKILSHQHEPEIQEYCYAGSGLPEPEILFVPHLLPVYRGILSTIYLEANSENLPFLETLAENSKSEPFIRIRKTPEEIDLAKVQNTNFLDISLRQRGKNITIVSALDNLMKGAASQALQNINLMLNETETLGLLP, encoded by the coding sequence ATGTCAGAGATCAGCATCATTGGAGCAGGCGGATTTACAGGAAAAGAATTATTAGGACTACTAGCTCGCCATCCAAAATACAAAGCGGTGCATGTTACTAGTGATAAACTAGCAGGCAAATCTCTATCCGAAGTTTTTCCGGACTTAGTTTCACCTAAAGATTTAATTTTTAAAAAACACGAGGACGAAGTTCCAAAAGGTTCACTCGTAGTTCTCGCAGTTCCAAACGATGCTTCCCTAGAGTTGACTCCAAAGTTTTTGGACAAAGGTCATAAGGTAATCGATCTTTCCGGAGTCTATCGTCTTCATAACCAAGAAAAATTCGAAACGAATTATAAATTAAAACATACTAGCTTCTCTTTAACGGACAAGGCAGTATTCGGTATTCCGGAAATATTCAGAGACAGACTGAAAGGAGCGGACTTTGTTTCCAATCCCGGTTGTTTCTCCACTTCCGTAATTTTGGCATTGTACTTCTTGGGGAATCTCAGAAAAGAGATCAAACCAAGAATCGTAGCCGACTGTAAATCAGGGATCAGCGGAGCCGGGGGAAGAGTAGAAGACGGAGGATTTTCCTTCAATGGTGTGTACGAAAACTTCAGAGCTTATAAAATTCTAAGCCACCAACATGAGCCAGAGATTCAAGAGTATTGTTATGCAGGGTCCGGACTTCCCGAACCTGAAATTTTATTCGTGCCTCATTTACTTCCGGTATATAGAGGGATCTTGTCCACAATCTATCTGGAAGCAAATTCAGAAAATCTACCTTTTCTGGAAACTCTGGCTGAAAATTCTAAATCAGAACCATTTATCCGGATCAGAAAAACACCGGAAGAGATAGACCTGGCAAAAGTGCAAAATACGAACTTCTTGGATATTAGCCTGAGACAAAGAGGCAAAAATATCACGATCGTTTCGGCTCTGGACAATCTAATGAAGGGGGCAGCTAGCCAGGCATTACAAAATATAAATTTAATGTTGAACGAGACTGAGACTTTAGGCTTACTTCCCTAA
- a CDS encoding AMP-binding protein, translating into MEKRSIYHLVRDSCIHYKDRPFQWIWDEKLKSFSGISYSEWFLNLENLSGFFRQKNLGKGDKVGLFCDNRTEWALCSFSVMCSGGADVPRGCDASEEEIFYILDHTNSKITFIEKEQVLLKLGNILNRLKHLETVILIESEENFASLAKLKAAHPKIEFVDLETAIARGRAWVEKKGKSLLHSIGESLTEDDIATIIYTSGTTGVPKGVVLKHRSFTWTIDQLQQFVPANYSDRVVVFLPPWHIAERILETALLSWGASLACSNVSGLTRDFEIIKPTVLVSVPRVWEALYRRIWDKVSKSSPVKLAIFKTAVRIAETYNSLLDTVTGNYSETEESNKEDKLTDTVVSTLLLPLFYSLNILAQKVLAPVRALFGGQLRYAFCGAGAMPPKIQFFFRSMGVPIIETYGMTETTGMGALGSFPIPKTGSIGPVFPGAHIKLVNEQNVVVSKPGDKGIAWHKGPHVTAGYYKNAELTQSNFSDGWFNSGDLFVWTKTGELKFAGRAKDTIVLSSGENVEPEPIEGKILETGWALTAVVIGQDQKFLAVLLVPDFTKLRDHFSGQGIRLPNENSALVQDPKVLKFYKDLIKNTVSEKNGFKNFEKINEFRLLDKEFEKGKELTETMKVKRNKVAELYADLIKTIFL; encoded by the coding sequence ATGGAAAAAAGAAGTATCTATCATCTGGTCCGGGATTCTTGTATTCATTACAAGGACAGACCCTTCCAATGGATCTGGGATGAAAAATTAAAAAGTTTCTCCGGGATCTCTTATTCGGAATGGTTCTTAAATCTGGAAAATCTTTCCGGGTTTTTTAGACAAAAAAATCTAGGTAAAGGTGATAAGGTCGGCTTATTCTGTGATAATAGGACAGAATGGGCATTATGCTCCTTCTCAGTAATGTGTTCCGGAGGAGCGGACGTTCCAAGAGGATGTGACGCAAGCGAAGAAGAGATATTTTATATCCTAGACCATACTAACTCTAAGATCACATTTATAGAAAAAGAACAAGTCTTGCTTAAACTAGGAAATATTCTAAACAGATTAAAACATTTAGAAACAGTAATACTTATAGAGTCCGAGGAAAACTTTGCTTCTTTAGCAAAATTAAAGGCAGCTCATCCTAAAATCGAATTTGTAGATCTAGAAACCGCAATCGCTCGCGGAAGAGCTTGGGTGGAAAAAAAAGGAAAATCTCTTCTTCATTCTATTGGAGAATCCTTAACCGAGGACGATATTGCTACAATCATTTATACTTCCGGGACCACAGGTGTTCCGAAGGGCGTTGTCTTAAAACATAGATCCTTCACTTGGACGATCGATCAGTTACAACAATTCGTGCCTGCGAATTATTCCGATCGAGTAGTCGTATTTCTTCCGCCTTGGCATATAGCAGAAAGAATTTTAGAAACAGCTCTTCTATCTTGGGGAGCCTCACTCGCCTGTTCTAATGTTTCCGGGCTTACCCGGGATTTCGAGATCATCAAACCTACGGTTCTTGTATCCGTTCCTAGGGTTTGGGAAGCATTATACCGTAGGATCTGGGATAAGGTTTCCAAATCATCTCCTGTAAAACTTGCAATTTTTAAAACGGCAGTCCGAATCGCCGAAACCTATAATTCTCTTTTAGATACGGTCACAGGCAATTATTCGGAAACGGAAGAATCGAATAAAGAAGATAAGTTAACCGATACAGTAGTTTCTACCCTACTTCTTCCACTTTTCTATTCTCTAAATATTTTAGCACAAAAGGTACTCGCACCGGTCCGAGCTTTATTCGGCGGGCAATTAAGATACGCATTCTGTGGAGCGGGAGCAATGCCTCCCAAGATCCAATTTTTTTTCAGGTCCATGGGAGTTCCGATTATAGAAACCTATGGAATGACTGAGACCACAGGTATGGGAGCCTTAGGAAGCTTTCCTATCCCTAAAACCGGTTCGATTGGACCTGTGTTTCCCGGAGCGCATATCAAATTAGTCAACGAGCAAAATGTGGTGGTTTCTAAACCGGGAGATAAAGGGATCGCCTGGCATAAGGGTCCACATGTAACCGCCGGTTATTATAAAAATGCGGAACTCACCCAATCTAATTTTTCGGACGGATGGTTTAACTCTGGCGATCTATTCGTTTGGACCAAAACGGGAGAATTAAAATTTGCAGGTAGAGCAAAAGATACAATCGTTCTTTCTTCAGGAGAGAATGTAGAGCCTGAGCCTATAGAAGGGAAAATTTTAGAAACAGGCTGGGCATTGACAGCGGTAGTTATAGGCCAGGACCAGAAATTTTTGGCTGTCTTACTTGTGCCTGATTTTACCAAACTCAGAGATCATTTTTCTGGACAAGGAATTCGTTTGCCGAATGAGAATTCTGCCCTGGTGCAAGACCCAAAAGTCCTGAAATTTTATAAGGATCTGATCAAGAATACGGTTTCCGAAAAGAACGGATTTAAAAATTTCGAAAAAATTAACGAGTTTCGCCTTTTAGACAAGGAGTTCGAAAAAGGAAAAGAACTCACCGAAACCATGAAAGTGAAAAGAAATAAGGTTGCAGAACTCTATGCGGATCTTATAAAAACGATCTTCCTTTAA
- a CDS encoding phosphorylase has product MSDLKIQDILFCAAFAGEIDKLKSDPRIHTFEAGIGELEAAINLQKYLSDPSTWKPKAILGIGSAGVYTWIPRKEWEGKFGISKIFSNYQIAFLDKKIRLPESMTFKYEFPDLQFPFEGNDFVESATNGTGSVTLEDLSPRAMERIKVEGLGFENMEAFGLAKVCNLFNIPFGTIFALTNKVGPKGSEEWKLSWRKHSDKLQEKILSYL; this is encoded by the coding sequence ATGAGCGACCTTAAAATCCAGGACATCCTTTTTTGCGCGGCTTTCGCGGGAGAGATAGACAAATTAAAATCGGATCCTCGGATCCACACCTTCGAAGCAGGTATTGGAGAATTGGAAGCCGCCATCAATCTCCAAAAATATCTTTCAGATCCTTCTACCTGGAAACCCAAAGCGATTTTGGGAATAGGTTCTGCAGGAGTTTATACCTGGATCCCGAGAAAAGAATGGGAAGGTAAATTCGGAATTTCGAAAATATTCTCAAATTACCAGATCGCTTTTTTGGACAAAAAGATTAGACTTCCCGAAAGTATGACTTTTAAATACGAATTCCCCGATTTACAATTTCCATTCGAAGGAAATGATTTTGTAGAATCTGCAACCAATGGAACAGGTTCAGTCACCCTAGAAGATCTAAGTCCTCGTGCTATGGAAAGGATCAAGGTAGAAGGTTTAGGTTTCGAAAATATGGAAGCCTTCGGTCTTGCAAAGGTATGTAACTTATTCAATATTCCTTTCGGAACAATATTCGCTCTTACGAATAAAGTAGGACCAAAAGGTAGCGAAGAATGGAAACTTTCCTGGAGAAAACATTCCGACAAACTCCAGGAAAAGATCCTAAGTTATCTCTAA
- a CDS encoding patatin-like phospholipase family protein: protein MKKIVPPEALQFLASIPLFKGLPRKLLVLLYGHIEERNIHNHTVIYYKGEISKELYLIRHGEVMITLGEAGKTVRYLGEGDVFAENSVLTRTAHTGSATAILDTLLYVLDGEYFLKLAAKERVLSQNLMRLMGMRMREVMEDSSSQMHSPRRLVCHIPIEEVEDFKVHLESIVDNGRKSHEGHVSLLRMDTFKGKSVSDMIRTIAQLRKKSSILHLYFKNPVIQPELDKLVQQCDQIVFWEEKPERNLKQKNEILGYWEPRIRNFSGRTSRIIVSENGLRKHEESANQKIFYKGETFARYLVSRTRGLALGGGGARALAHVGLLKVLEREGIRFDFVSGSSFGAVIGALYARGESTDSIFKMIGKFFGGIEKPFDPTIPLISFFKGKRMLRMLKDAFGTQLIEDLKIPFATSAVDLHSGQEYVMDQGPVWEALAAAMSLPGMFPPVFKGDHLLIDGGVINNVPENLIRRKGADVILSVNVSPLRDEGIVRLLEDRKVTGKSFFKNLWEDITYPPILKIMARAITLEGREITKLRKEKMDLFINLHIEEFAFTDFGKYKEIIKKGELETEAAIGDIRKLFFPAEK from the coding sequence ATGAAAAAAATAGTTCCTCCGGAAGCGTTGCAATTTTTAGCGTCAATCCCCTTGTTCAAGGGTCTCCCGAGAAAATTACTAGTCTTACTTTACGGTCATATAGAAGAACGAAATATCCACAATCATACAGTCATTTATTATAAGGGAGAGATCTCCAAAGAATTGTATCTGATCCGACATGGAGAGGTGATGATCACATTAGGAGAGGCAGGCAAAACAGTTCGTTATTTGGGAGAAGGTGACGTATTCGCCGAAAACAGCGTCCTTACAAGAACGGCTCATACCGGCTCGGCAACCGCCATCTTGGATACATTATTGTATGTTTTAGATGGTGAATATTTTCTAAAACTAGCCGCAAAAGAAAGGGTTCTTTCCCAAAACCTGATGAGGCTAATGGGAATGAGAATGAGAGAGGTGATGGAAGATTCTTCCAGCCAAATGCATTCTCCTAGAAGATTAGTATGTCATATCCCGATTGAAGAAGTAGAAGATTTTAAGGTCCATCTTGAATCCATAGTGGATAACGGTAGGAAGTCACACGAAGGTCATGTTTCCCTTCTAAGAATGGACACGTTTAAAGGAAAATCCGTTTCCGACATGATCCGAACGATTGCCCAGCTTAGAAAGAAGTCATCTATACTACATCTTTATTTCAAAAATCCTGTGATCCAACCTGAATTGGATAAGTTAGTACAACAATGTGATCAGATTGTTTTCTGGGAAGAGAAGCCGGAAAGAAATCTGAAACAAAAAAACGAGATCCTAGGTTATTGGGAACCTAGGATACGCAACTTTTCGGGAAGAACTTCTAGAATTATCGTTTCAGAAAACGGATTAAGAAAACATGAAGAATCCGCTAATCAAAAGATATTTTATAAGGGAGAAACTTTTGCCAGATATTTGGTTTCTAGAACCAGAGGACTTGCATTAGGAGGAGGAGGTGCAAGAGCACTTGCTCACGTAGGTCTTTTGAAAGTTTTGGAAAGAGAAGGGATCCGTTTTGATTTCGTAAGCGGTTCTTCATTCGGAGCAGTGATCGGAGCACTTTATGCAAGGGGAGAAAGTACCGATTCCATCTTCAAAATGATCGGCAAGTTTTTTGGAGGTATCGAAAAGCCTTTCGATCCAACCATCCCGCTTATCTCATTCTTTAAAGGAAAAAGAATGCTTCGAATGTTAAAGGATGCATTCGGGACCCAATTGATAGAAGATTTAAAGATCCCATTTGCAACTTCCGCAGTGGATCTTCATAGCGGACAGGAATATGTAATGGACCAAGGTCCCGTCTGGGAGGCGCTTGCGGCAGCTATGAGTTTACCTGGAATGTTCCCTCCGGTATTTAAAGGAGATCATCTTCTGATAGATGGGGGAGTAATTAATAATGTTCCGGAAAATTTGATCCGAAGAAAGGGTGCTGATGTAATCTTATCTGTGAACGTTTCGCCGCTTAGAGACGAGGGAATTGTTAGGCTTTTAGAAGACAGGAAGGTGACCGGAAAATCATTCTTCAAAAATCTTTGGGAAGATATCACTTATCCTCCCATTCTTAAAATTATGGCAAGAGCTATCACATTAGAAGGAAGAGAGATCACTAAATTACGAAAAGAAAAAATGGATCTTTTTATCAATTTGCATATAGAAGAATTCGCATTTACCGATTTCGGAAAATACAAGGAAATTATTAAGAAGGGAGAATTGGAAACGGAAGCCGCAATCGGCGATATCCGTAAACTATTCTTCCCCGCTGAAAAATAG